In Spodoptera frugiperda isolate SF20-4 chromosome 12, AGI-APGP_CSIRO_Sfru_2.0, whole genome shotgun sequence, a single window of DNA contains:
- the LOC118262242 gene encoding matrix metalloproteinase-14 isoform X3 encodes MSISSRSIKISSKTMACVSLRSSLRILWTAVAALVFLTRSSAAPTFGGADKAMPEHDAYFQMYLAQYGYLSPSVRNPSSGHIMDESSWRRAIAEFQSFAGLNATGELDEETTKVMSLPRCGVRDKVGFGESRAKRYALQGSRWRVKNLTYKISKYPSKLNRAEVDNELAKAFAVWSDYTDLTFTQKRSGQVHIEIRFEKGEHGDGDPFDGPGGTLAHAYFPVYGGDAHFDDAEMWSINSRRGTNLFQVAAHEFGHSLGLSHSDVRSALMAPFYRGYDPAFQLDQDDILGIQALYGHKTQTDIGGPLPAVPSVPRATTQQPAAEDPALCGDPKFDTIFNSADGGTFIFKGEHYWRLTEDGVASGYPRLISRAWPGLPGNIDAAFTYKNGKTYFFKGSKYWRYNGQKVDGEYPKDISEGFTGIPDNLDAALVWSGNGKIYFYKGSKFWRFDPSQRPPVKATYPKPLSNWEGIPDGIDAALQYTNGYTYFFKGGSYWRFNDRTFSVDSDNPAFPRSTAFWWLGCSSAPKGTVGDGSDSGDNSGRSSASTRGLMTPLSLTALATLVALATSALQPRA; translated from the exons CCTGAACATGACGCCTACTTCCAGATGTACTTAGCGCAGTACGGGTACCTGAGTCCTTCCGTGAGGAATCCGTCGAGTGGCCACATCATGGACGAAAGTTCGTGGCGTCGAGCAATCGCGGAGTTCCAGAGCTTTGCCGGGTTAAACGCGACAG GTGAATTAGATGAAGAGACAACAAAAGTAATGTCATTGCCAAGGTGTGGCGTGCGAGACAAAGTGGGCTTCGGAGAGAGCCGAGCCAAGCGATACGCGCTGCAGG GTTCAAGGTGGCGTGTGAAGAACCTCACCTACAAGATCTCCAAGTACCCATCTAAGCTGAACCGTGCTGAAGTCGACAATGAACTTGCCAAAGCCTTCGCCGTGTGGTCCGACTACACGGACCTTACCTTCACACAGAAGCGAAGCGGACAAGTCCACATCGAAATCAG GTTCGAGAAGGGAGAGCACGGAGACGGTGATCCTTTCGACGGTCCTGGTGGCACTCTTGCCCACGCTTACTTCCCC GTGTACGGCGGCGATGCTCACTTCGATGACGCTGAGATGTGGTCCATTAACTCGAGGAGGGGCACCAATCTCTTCCAG GTCGCTGCGCACGAGTTCGGTCATTCCCTAGGGTTGTCCCACAGTGATGTTCGGTCAGCACTCATGGCTCCATTCTACAGAGGTTACGACCCTGCCTTCCAACTTGATCAGGATGACATTCTAGGAATTCAG GCTCTCTACGGACACAAGACACAGACTGACATCGGTGGGCCCCTGCCGGCAGTACCGTCTGTCCCCCGCGCCACTACACAGCAACCAGCTGCCGAGGACCCTGCTCTCTGTGGCGACCCTAAGTTCGACACCATCTTCAACTCTGCAGACGGTGGCACTTTCATATTCAAAG GCGAACATTATTGGCGTCTCACCGAGGACGGTGTAGCATCGGGATACCCTCGTCTGATATCCCGTGCATGGCCTGGTCTGCCCGGCAACATTGATGCTGCCTTTACATACAAAAACGGCAAGACTTACTTCTTCAAGGGATCCAAGTACTGGAGGTATAACGGACAGAAGGTGGACGGAGAGTACCCGAAAGATATTAGCGAAG GTTTCACCGGCATCCCAGACAATCTAGACGCTGCCCTCGTCTGGTCTGGCAATGGCAAGATTTACTTCTACAAGGGATCCAAGTTCTGGCGCTTTGACCCCTCTCAAAGGCCGCCTGTCAAGGCCACATATCCTAAACCTCTCTCCAACTGGGAGGGTATACCTGACGGTATTGATGCTGCCCTGCAGTACACCAATGGATACACGTACTTCTTCAAGGGTGGTTCATACTGGCGGTTTAATGACAGAACTTTCAGT GTCGACTCAGACAACCCAGCGTTCCCGCGGTCGACGGCGTTCTGGTGGCTCGGCTGCAGCAGCGCGCCGAAAGGCACCGTCGGAG ATGGGTCAGATTCGGGCGACAACAGCGGGCGCAGCAGCGCGAGTACTCGCGGCCTCATGACGCCGCTGTCGCTGACTGCACTAGCGACGCTGGTGGCGCTAGCGACCAGCGCGCTGCAGCCACGCGCCTAG
- the LOC118262242 gene encoding stromelysin-3 isoform X1, whose product MSISSRSIKISSKTMACVSLRSSLRILWTAVAALVFLTRSSAAPTFGGADKAMPEHDAYFQMYLAQYGYLSPSVRNPSSGHIMDESSWRRAIAEFQSFAGLNATGELDEETTKVMSLPRCGVRDKVGFGESRAKRYALQGSRWRVKNLTYKISKYPSKLNRAEVDNELAKAFAVWSDYTDLTFTQKRSGQVHIEIRFEKGEHGDGDPFDGPGGTLAHAYFPVYGGDAHFDDAEMWSINSRRGTNLFQVAAHEFGHSLGLSHSDVRSALMAPFYRGYDPAFQLDQDDILGIQALYGHKTQTDIGGPLPAVPSVPRATTQQPAAEDPALCGDPKFDTIFNSADGGTFIFKGEHYWRLTEDGVASGYPRLISRAWPGLPGNIDAAFTYKNGKTYFFKGSKYWRYNGQKVDGEYPKDISEGFTGIPDNLDAALVWSGNGKIYFYKGSKFWRFDPSQRPPVKATYPKPLSNWEGIPDGIDAALQYTNGYTYFFKGGSYWRFNDRTFSVDSDNPAFPRSTAFWWLGCSSAPKGTVGGNARLSDSTDHEADDDVGDILFDADGSDSGDNSGRSSASTRGLMTPLSLTALATLVALATSALQPRA is encoded by the exons CCTGAACATGACGCCTACTTCCAGATGTACTTAGCGCAGTACGGGTACCTGAGTCCTTCCGTGAGGAATCCGTCGAGTGGCCACATCATGGACGAAAGTTCGTGGCGTCGAGCAATCGCGGAGTTCCAGAGCTTTGCCGGGTTAAACGCGACAG GTGAATTAGATGAAGAGACAACAAAAGTAATGTCATTGCCAAGGTGTGGCGTGCGAGACAAAGTGGGCTTCGGAGAGAGCCGAGCCAAGCGATACGCGCTGCAGG GTTCAAGGTGGCGTGTGAAGAACCTCACCTACAAGATCTCCAAGTACCCATCTAAGCTGAACCGTGCTGAAGTCGACAATGAACTTGCCAAAGCCTTCGCCGTGTGGTCCGACTACACGGACCTTACCTTCACACAGAAGCGAAGCGGACAAGTCCACATCGAAATCAG GTTCGAGAAGGGAGAGCACGGAGACGGTGATCCTTTCGACGGTCCTGGTGGCACTCTTGCCCACGCTTACTTCCCC GTGTACGGCGGCGATGCTCACTTCGATGACGCTGAGATGTGGTCCATTAACTCGAGGAGGGGCACCAATCTCTTCCAG GTCGCTGCGCACGAGTTCGGTCATTCCCTAGGGTTGTCCCACAGTGATGTTCGGTCAGCACTCATGGCTCCATTCTACAGAGGTTACGACCCTGCCTTCCAACTTGATCAGGATGACATTCTAGGAATTCAG GCTCTCTACGGACACAAGACACAGACTGACATCGGTGGGCCCCTGCCGGCAGTACCGTCTGTCCCCCGCGCCACTACACAGCAACCAGCTGCCGAGGACCCTGCTCTCTGTGGCGACCCTAAGTTCGACACCATCTTCAACTCTGCAGACGGTGGCACTTTCATATTCAAAG GCGAACATTATTGGCGTCTCACCGAGGACGGTGTAGCATCGGGATACCCTCGTCTGATATCCCGTGCATGGCCTGGTCTGCCCGGCAACATTGATGCTGCCTTTACATACAAAAACGGCAAGACTTACTTCTTCAAGGGATCCAAGTACTGGAGGTATAACGGACAGAAGGTGGACGGAGAGTACCCGAAAGATATTAGCGAAG GTTTCACCGGCATCCCAGACAATCTAGACGCTGCCCTCGTCTGGTCTGGCAATGGCAAGATTTACTTCTACAAGGGATCCAAGTTCTGGCGCTTTGACCCCTCTCAAAGGCCGCCTGTCAAGGCCACATATCCTAAACCTCTCTCCAACTGGGAGGGTATACCTGACGGTATTGATGCTGCCCTGCAGTACACCAATGGATACACGTACTTCTTCAAGGGTGGTTCATACTGGCGGTTTAATGACAGAACTTTCAGT GTCGACTCAGACAACCCAGCGTTCCCGCGGTCGACGGCGTTCTGGTGGCTCGGCTGCAGCAGCGCGCCGAAAGGCACCGTCGGAGGTAACGCGCGGCTCTCTGACAGCACCGACCACGAGGCCGATGATGACGTCGGAGATATACTGTTCGACGCAG ATGGGTCAGATTCGGGCGACAACAGCGGGCGCAGCAGCGCGAGTACTCGCGGCCTCATGACGCCGCTGTCGCTGACTGCACTAGCGACGCTGGTGGCGCTAGCGACCAGCGCGCTGCAGCCACGCGCCTAG
- the LOC118262242 gene encoding matrix metalloproteinase-14 isoform X4, with amino-acid sequence MSISSRSIKISSKTMACVSLRSSLRILWTAVAALVFLTRSSAAPTFGGADKAMMYLAQYGYLSPSVRNPSSGHIMDESSWRRAIAEFQSFAGLNATGELDEETTKVMSLPRCGVRDKVGFGESRAKRYALQGSRWRVKNLTYKISKYPSKLNRAEVDNELAKAFAVWSDYTDLTFTQKRSGQVHIEIRFEKGEHGDGDPFDGPGGTLAHAYFPVYGGDAHFDDAEMWSINSRRGTNLFQVAAHEFGHSLGLSHSDVRSALMAPFYRGYDPAFQLDQDDILGIQALYGHKTQTDIGGPLPAVPSVPRATTQQPAAEDPALCGDPKFDTIFNSADGGTFIFKGEHYWRLTEDGVASGYPRLISRAWPGLPGNIDAAFTYKNGKTYFFKGSKYWRYNGQKVDGEYPKDISEGFTGIPDNLDAALVWSGNGKIYFYKGSKFWRFDPSQRPPVKATYPKPLSNWEGIPDGIDAALQYTNGYTYFFKGGSYWRFNDRTFSVDSDNPAFPRSTAFWWLGCSSAPKGTVGDGSDSGDNSGRSSASTRGLMTPLSLTALATLVALATSALQPRA; translated from the exons ATGTACTTAGCGCAGTACGGGTACCTGAGTCCTTCCGTGAGGAATCCGTCGAGTGGCCACATCATGGACGAAAGTTCGTGGCGTCGAGCAATCGCGGAGTTCCAGAGCTTTGCCGGGTTAAACGCGACAG GTGAATTAGATGAAGAGACAACAAAAGTAATGTCATTGCCAAGGTGTGGCGTGCGAGACAAAGTGGGCTTCGGAGAGAGCCGAGCCAAGCGATACGCGCTGCAGG GTTCAAGGTGGCGTGTGAAGAACCTCACCTACAAGATCTCCAAGTACCCATCTAAGCTGAACCGTGCTGAAGTCGACAATGAACTTGCCAAAGCCTTCGCCGTGTGGTCCGACTACACGGACCTTACCTTCACACAGAAGCGAAGCGGACAAGTCCACATCGAAATCAG GTTCGAGAAGGGAGAGCACGGAGACGGTGATCCTTTCGACGGTCCTGGTGGCACTCTTGCCCACGCTTACTTCCCC GTGTACGGCGGCGATGCTCACTTCGATGACGCTGAGATGTGGTCCATTAACTCGAGGAGGGGCACCAATCTCTTCCAG GTCGCTGCGCACGAGTTCGGTCATTCCCTAGGGTTGTCCCACAGTGATGTTCGGTCAGCACTCATGGCTCCATTCTACAGAGGTTACGACCCTGCCTTCCAACTTGATCAGGATGACATTCTAGGAATTCAG GCTCTCTACGGACACAAGACACAGACTGACATCGGTGGGCCCCTGCCGGCAGTACCGTCTGTCCCCCGCGCCACTACACAGCAACCAGCTGCCGAGGACCCTGCTCTCTGTGGCGACCCTAAGTTCGACACCATCTTCAACTCTGCAGACGGTGGCACTTTCATATTCAAAG GCGAACATTATTGGCGTCTCACCGAGGACGGTGTAGCATCGGGATACCCTCGTCTGATATCCCGTGCATGGCCTGGTCTGCCCGGCAACATTGATGCTGCCTTTACATACAAAAACGGCAAGACTTACTTCTTCAAGGGATCCAAGTACTGGAGGTATAACGGACAGAAGGTGGACGGAGAGTACCCGAAAGATATTAGCGAAG GTTTCACCGGCATCCCAGACAATCTAGACGCTGCCCTCGTCTGGTCTGGCAATGGCAAGATTTACTTCTACAAGGGATCCAAGTTCTGGCGCTTTGACCCCTCTCAAAGGCCGCCTGTCAAGGCCACATATCCTAAACCTCTCTCCAACTGGGAGGGTATACCTGACGGTATTGATGCTGCCCTGCAGTACACCAATGGATACACGTACTTCTTCAAGGGTGGTTCATACTGGCGGTTTAATGACAGAACTTTCAGT GTCGACTCAGACAACCCAGCGTTCCCGCGGTCGACGGCGTTCTGGTGGCTCGGCTGCAGCAGCGCGCCGAAAGGCACCGTCGGAG ATGGGTCAGATTCGGGCGACAACAGCGGGCGCAGCAGCGCGAGTACTCGCGGCCTCATGACGCCGCTGTCGCTGACTGCACTAGCGACGCTGGTGGCGCTAGCGACCAGCGCGCTGCAGCCACGCGCCTAG
- the LOC118262242 gene encoding stromelysin-3 isoform X2, with protein MSISSRSIKISSKTMACVSLRSSLRILWTAVAALVFLTRSSAAPTFGGADKAMMYLAQYGYLSPSVRNPSSGHIMDESSWRRAIAEFQSFAGLNATGELDEETTKVMSLPRCGVRDKVGFGESRAKRYALQGSRWRVKNLTYKISKYPSKLNRAEVDNELAKAFAVWSDYTDLTFTQKRSGQVHIEIRFEKGEHGDGDPFDGPGGTLAHAYFPVYGGDAHFDDAEMWSINSRRGTNLFQVAAHEFGHSLGLSHSDVRSALMAPFYRGYDPAFQLDQDDILGIQALYGHKTQTDIGGPLPAVPSVPRATTQQPAAEDPALCGDPKFDTIFNSADGGTFIFKGEHYWRLTEDGVASGYPRLISRAWPGLPGNIDAAFTYKNGKTYFFKGSKYWRYNGQKVDGEYPKDISEGFTGIPDNLDAALVWSGNGKIYFYKGSKFWRFDPSQRPPVKATYPKPLSNWEGIPDGIDAALQYTNGYTYFFKGGSYWRFNDRTFSVDSDNPAFPRSTAFWWLGCSSAPKGTVGGNARLSDSTDHEADDDVGDILFDADGSDSGDNSGRSSASTRGLMTPLSLTALATLVALATSALQPRA; from the exons ATGTACTTAGCGCAGTACGGGTACCTGAGTCCTTCCGTGAGGAATCCGTCGAGTGGCCACATCATGGACGAAAGTTCGTGGCGTCGAGCAATCGCGGAGTTCCAGAGCTTTGCCGGGTTAAACGCGACAG GTGAATTAGATGAAGAGACAACAAAAGTAATGTCATTGCCAAGGTGTGGCGTGCGAGACAAAGTGGGCTTCGGAGAGAGCCGAGCCAAGCGATACGCGCTGCAGG GTTCAAGGTGGCGTGTGAAGAACCTCACCTACAAGATCTCCAAGTACCCATCTAAGCTGAACCGTGCTGAAGTCGACAATGAACTTGCCAAAGCCTTCGCCGTGTGGTCCGACTACACGGACCTTACCTTCACACAGAAGCGAAGCGGACAAGTCCACATCGAAATCAG GTTCGAGAAGGGAGAGCACGGAGACGGTGATCCTTTCGACGGTCCTGGTGGCACTCTTGCCCACGCTTACTTCCCC GTGTACGGCGGCGATGCTCACTTCGATGACGCTGAGATGTGGTCCATTAACTCGAGGAGGGGCACCAATCTCTTCCAG GTCGCTGCGCACGAGTTCGGTCATTCCCTAGGGTTGTCCCACAGTGATGTTCGGTCAGCACTCATGGCTCCATTCTACAGAGGTTACGACCCTGCCTTCCAACTTGATCAGGATGACATTCTAGGAATTCAG GCTCTCTACGGACACAAGACACAGACTGACATCGGTGGGCCCCTGCCGGCAGTACCGTCTGTCCCCCGCGCCACTACACAGCAACCAGCTGCCGAGGACCCTGCTCTCTGTGGCGACCCTAAGTTCGACACCATCTTCAACTCTGCAGACGGTGGCACTTTCATATTCAAAG GCGAACATTATTGGCGTCTCACCGAGGACGGTGTAGCATCGGGATACCCTCGTCTGATATCCCGTGCATGGCCTGGTCTGCCCGGCAACATTGATGCTGCCTTTACATACAAAAACGGCAAGACTTACTTCTTCAAGGGATCCAAGTACTGGAGGTATAACGGACAGAAGGTGGACGGAGAGTACCCGAAAGATATTAGCGAAG GTTTCACCGGCATCCCAGACAATCTAGACGCTGCCCTCGTCTGGTCTGGCAATGGCAAGATTTACTTCTACAAGGGATCCAAGTTCTGGCGCTTTGACCCCTCTCAAAGGCCGCCTGTCAAGGCCACATATCCTAAACCTCTCTCCAACTGGGAGGGTATACCTGACGGTATTGATGCTGCCCTGCAGTACACCAATGGATACACGTACTTCTTCAAGGGTGGTTCATACTGGCGGTTTAATGACAGAACTTTCAGT GTCGACTCAGACAACCCAGCGTTCCCGCGGTCGACGGCGTTCTGGTGGCTCGGCTGCAGCAGCGCGCCGAAAGGCACCGTCGGAGGTAACGCGCGGCTCTCTGACAGCACCGACCACGAGGCCGATGATGACGTCGGAGATATACTGTTCGACGCAG ATGGGTCAGATTCGGGCGACAACAGCGGGCGCAGCAGCGCGAGTACTCGCGGCCTCATGACGCCGCTGTCGCTGACTGCACTAGCGACGCTGGTGGCGCTAGCGACCAGCGCGCTGCAGCCACGCGCCTAG